From one Rhodamnia argentea isolate NSW1041297 chromosome 1, ASM2092103v1, whole genome shotgun sequence genomic stretch:
- the LOC115729605 gene encoding probable serine/threonine-protein kinase WNK7, which produces MVSVDSGDEGAALAEPPDPDVVETDPTFRYIRYRDVLGKGAFKTVYKAFDEVDGIEVAWNQVRIDDVLQSPDDLERLYSEVHLLKSLRHNNIIKFYNSWIDEKNKTVNIITELFTSGSLRQYRKKHKKVDMKAVKGWARQILMGLSYLHSQNPPVIHRDLKCDNLFINGHLGEVKIGDLGLATVMQQTFAKSVIGTPEFMAPEMYDEKYNELADIYSFGMCMLEMVTFEYPYSECRNSAQIYKKVSCGIKPAGLSKVKDPEVKLFIENCLLPASQRLSANELLTEPFLHTNGSVKNRPLLLPDIVMPKIGAFGDRCLVSEGPVTAPSKPFPMDVDDGELPIITSFDHSRSNGSCSLSVEVQRTRRGSSFLLKGEVNDEESVSLILRIADQNGRARNIHFLFFLDTDTACSVSSEMVEQLELEDQNVIFIAELIDLLLINLVKNWEPGVPISHLVRVSHQNDPHLPECGQSSVGSLVDACEAINSPRCEPFAVALRATGFENPTVLEDQGSEMSYVSATSNEWNDRCSVCSNAHLHTCSGGNGKVLNGGRNSVVTGSSPTNVSFLFGEDDDEEMRIELRKIERNFEEAIREIMKRRDEAIIESRRRQLQKKEEYH; this is translated from the exons ATGGTCAGTGTGGACAGTGGAGATGAGGGTGCAGCACTTGCGGAGCCCCCCGATCCTGATGTCGTCGAGACTGATCCAACTTTTCGATACATTCGG TATAGAGATGTGCTTGGAAAAGGTGCTTTCAAGACAGT TTACAAGGCATTCGATGAAGTAGATGGAATTGAAGTGGCATGGAACCAAGTTCGAATTGATGACGTGCTACAATCTCCTGATGACTTGGAACGGCTGTACTCTGAAGTGCATCTCCTGAAATCATTGAGGCATAACAATATTATTAAGTTTTACAATTCATGgattgatgaaaaaaataagacagTCAATATTATCACTGAGTTGTTCACATCGGGTAGCCTCAGACA GTATCGTAAGAAACACAAGAAAGTTGACATGAAGGCTGTGAAGGGATGGGCTAGGCAGATATTAATGGGTTTGAGCTACCTTCATAGTCAGAATCCACCAGTTATCCATCGGGACCTCAAGTGTGACAACTTATTCATTAATGGACACCTAGGAGAAGTTAAAATTGGGGACCTTGGACTGGCAACTGTCATGCAGCAAACCTTTGCCAAAAGTGTAATTG GAACTCCTGAATTTATGGCACCCGAGATGTATGATGAGAAATATAACGAGTTAGCAGATATATACTCTTTTGGGATGTGCATGCTTGAGATGGTGACTTTTGAATATCCCTACAGTGAATGCAGGAATTCTGCTCAGATATATAAGAAGGTTTCATGT GGTATCAAGCCTGCTGGCCTTTCTAAGGTGAAAGATCCTGAAGTAAAATTATTTATTGAGAATTGTCTACTTCCAGCATCTCAAAGATTGTCCGCAAATGAGCTTTTGACAGAGCCCTTCCTTCATACGAATGGATCTGTGAAAAATCGCCCTCTGCTGCTTCCTGATATAGTCATGCCTAAAATAGGAGCATTTGGGGACCGTTGTCTGGTTTCAGAAGGACCTGTGACTGCACCAAGCAAACCCTTTCCAATGGATGTTGATGATGGTGAGCTACCCATAATCACTTCTTTTGATCACTCCAGGAGCAATGGGTCATGTTCATTGTCGGTGGAGGTCCAAAGGACAAGAAGAGGCAGTTCGTTCTTGTTAAAGGGAGAAGTGAATGATGAAGAATCTGTCTCTTTAATACTCCGCATAGCTGATCAGAATG GTCGTGCCAGGAATATccatttcttgttcttcctcGACACTGATACAGCTTGTTCAGTTTCAAGTGAAATGGTTGAGCAACTGGAGTTGGAAGATCAGAATGTCATATTTATAGCGGAGTTGATTGACTTGCTTTTGATAAACTTGGTAAAGAACTGGGAACCTGGCGTACCCATTAGTCATTTGGTAAGAGTTTCTCATCAGAATGACCCCCACTTGCCAGAATGTGGACAAAGTTCCGTTGGATCTCTGGTAGATGCTTGTGAGGCAATCAATTCTCCAAGATGTGAACCATTTGCAGTGGCATTACGTGCTACTGGCTTCGAGAACCCGACTGTTTTAGAAGATCAGGGTTCTGAAATGTCTTATGTCTCTGCTACCTCTAATGAGTGGAATGATAGGTGCTCAGTATGTTCAAATGCTCATTTGCACACCTGTAGCGGTGGCAATGGTAAGGTCTTGAATGGGGGGAGGAATAGTGTGGTGACCGGTTCTTCTCCGACCAACGTTTCTTTTCTatttggtgaagatgatgacgaaGAGATGAGAATAGAGCTCCGGAAGATCGAGCGGAACTTCGAGGAGGCAATTAGAGAGATCATGAAAAGAAGGGACGAAGCTATCATTGAGTCAAGGAGAAGACAGTTGCAGAAGAAAGAGGAGTATCACTAA